From the Bdellovibrio reynosensis genome, one window contains:
- a CDS encoding DUF192 domain-containing protein: MAVLKNLTTNQTLVPQLSVARTFWSRGKGLLGRSALPQEEALWIHRCNSIHTYFMKFSIDCVFVDKNLQVKAIYQDVKPWRLVAPVWGASSVIELAAGTVTTMKINVGDQLYVGA, from the coding sequence ATGGCAGTACTTAAGAACTTAACAACAAATCAAACCTTAGTGCCGCAGTTAAGTGTGGCTAGGACCTTTTGGTCACGAGGTAAAGGATTGTTAGGAAGATCTGCATTGCCGCAAGAAGAAGCGCTGTGGATTCATCGCTGCAACAGCATTCATACGTATTTTATGAAGTTTTCAATTGATTGTGTTTTTGTGGATAAAAATCTTCAGGTGAAAGCCATATATCAAGATGTCAAACCTTGGAGATTGGTGGCGCCAGTGTGGGGCGCAAGTTCAGTGATTGAATTAGCAGCAGGGACTGTGACTACTATGAAAATCAACGTAGGGGATCAACTTTATGTGGGCGCTTAG
- a CDS encoding MFS transporter, whose amino-acid sequence MTSTSNKSRLAIIFFTVFLYLVGFGVVIPIIPLLSRNFGATALQTGLLLSVYSLMQFLFSPFWGRLSDRVGRRPILLFCLVGEAISYIIFAQARTLEWLFIARILAGFFGASLSTASAYISDITPKHERSKGMALIGAAFGLGFVFGPALGGGLAVWGHAINAEPHFDTSFAAYWVAGLCLANFLFGLKFLTESLTEKSESAEKKKRFSVMWHYLNVKTVGTLMSVFLLTSLAMSSMEATLILFMGEKFGWDIKQVSFGFAYIGIIIVFTQGFLVRRLLPKWGERKVLRLGLALFAAGLTCIAVSVNIPMMALAMTLLSLGNGLSNPSILGSISLLSDSKEQGAAMGVTQSMASLGRIIGPAIGGALYGYVAMTAPFWVSGLLAAAGLALVINIYNHIPEHGRAEQNGV is encoded by the coding sequence ATGACTTCCACATCAAACAAATCGCGCCTGGCTATCATCTTTTTCACCGTCTTTCTTTATCTTGTAGGTTTTGGGGTCGTAATTCCAATCATTCCCCTTCTTAGCCGCAATTTTGGCGCAACGGCGCTACAAACGGGTCTGTTGCTTTCTGTGTACTCGTTAATGCAGTTTCTATTTTCTCCTTTTTGGGGACGCCTTAGTGATCGCGTTGGACGACGTCCCATTTTGCTGTTCTGTCTTGTCGGTGAAGCAATCTCTTACATTATCTTTGCCCAAGCTCGCACATTAGAATGGCTTTTCATCGCGCGCATCTTAGCAGGATTTTTTGGTGCCAGTCTTTCCACCGCATCAGCCTACATTTCTGACATCACTCCAAAACATGAACGGTCCAAAGGCATGGCCCTTATCGGCGCTGCTTTCGGCTTAGGATTCGTTTTCGGTCCTGCCCTTGGTGGTGGCCTTGCCGTATGGGGGCATGCCATCAATGCAGAACCACACTTTGACACTTCGTTTGCAGCATACTGGGTTGCAGGATTGTGCCTTGCGAACTTCCTTTTTGGTTTAAAGTTTCTAACTGAATCTTTAACTGAAAAAAGTGAATCGGCTGAAAAGAAAAAACGTTTCTCTGTGATGTGGCACTATCTAAACGTAAAAACCGTGGGCACATTGATGTCCGTGTTTTTGCTGACCTCGCTTGCGATGTCTTCAATGGAAGCAACTTTGATTCTATTTATGGGTGAAAAGTTCGGATGGGATATCAAACAAGTCAGCTTTGGATTTGCTTATATCGGGATCATCATCGTTTTCACCCAAGGTTTTTTAGTTCGCAGGCTCTTGCCAAAATGGGGTGAACGCAAAGTTTTAAGACTGGGGTTGGCTCTTTTTGCTGCAGGACTCACGTGCATTGCAGTTTCGGTAAATATTCCGATGATGGCTTTAGCAATGACGCTTTTGTCGTTAGGAAATGGCCTTTCAAATCCATCCATCTTAGGCAGCATCAGTTTGCTGTCTGATTCGAAAGAACAAGGGGCCGCAATGGGTGTTACTCAAAGCATGGCTTCATTAGGAAGAATCATCGGTCCCGCCATTGGCGGCGCTTTGTACGGCTACGTTGCAATGACTGCCCCTTTTTGGGTGTCAGGGTTGTTGGCAGCTGCAGGGTTAGCCCTCGTTATTAATATTTACAATCACATCCCAGAACACGGAAGAGCAGAGCAAAATGGCGTTTAA
- a CDS encoding YggS family pyridoxal phosphate-dependent enzyme, giving the protein MNLADIQKQCSPGQVLAVSKLQPAEKIRSLYQQGQRHFGENYVQEALDKMEALSDLPDIAWHLIGHLQKNKAKYVAGKFSLIHSVDSLDLAKAISQQCQKKNVDQNILIQVNLAKEETKSGFDKDQLIKDWPELVLLPQIHIFGLMTMPPLTETPDEVRPYFRELSDLLQILRAQTNQSIHPLTELSMGTSHDYQVAVAEGATIVRLGTILFGERPPKM; this is encoded by the coding sequence ATGAATTTAGCGGATATTCAAAAGCAATGCTCCCCGGGCCAGGTCTTAGCAGTTTCCAAACTGCAACCAGCCGAAAAAATTCGCAGCCTCTATCAACAGGGCCAACGGCATTTTGGTGAAAACTATGTGCAAGAGGCCTTAGACAAAATGGAGGCTCTTTCTGACCTTCCAGATATCGCCTGGCACTTGATCGGCCATCTTCAAAAAAATAAAGCTAAGTACGTTGCTGGCAAATTCAGCCTTATCCATTCTGTTGATTCTTTGGATCTTGCCAAAGCCATCAGTCAGCAATGCCAGAAAAAGAACGTGGATCAAAATATTTTAATCCAAGTGAATCTAGCTAAAGAAGAAACCAAATCTGGTTTTGATAAAGACCAGCTAATAAAAGATTGGCCAGAGCTTGTTCTTTTACCCCAAATTCATATTTTTGGTTTGATGACCATGCCCCCATTAACCGAAACCCCCGATGAAGTCCGTCCTTACTTTAGGGAACTCAGCGATTTGCTGCAGATCTTACGTGCGCAAACCAACCAGTCCATTCACCCACTGACAGAGCTGTCAATGGGCACGAGCCATGACTATCAAGTGGCAGTTGCTGAAGGAGCAACCATTGTGCGTCTTGGGACTATTTTGTTTGGCGAACGTCCCCCTAAAATGTAG
- a CDS encoding DUF167 domain-containing protein: MIEKIEGGVRLHLFIQPKSSKNEVVGPHNEEIKIKITAPPVDGQANEALIEFLSKLAKVAKRNITLIKGETGRHKVIEIQGLEEPQARALFKCP, from the coding sequence ATGATTGAAAAAATAGAAGGTGGAGTTCGGCTCCACCTTTTTATTCAGCCCAAATCCTCTAAAAATGAAGTCGTCGGTCCCCACAACGAAGAAATAAAAATTAAAATCACCGCCCCACCCGTCGACGGACAGGCCAACGAGGCCCTGATCGAATTTCTTTCTAAATTAGCAAAGGTCGCAAAAAGAAATATCACCTTAATTAAAGGCGAAACGGGAAGACATAAAGTCATAGAAATTCAAGGTTTGGAAGAGCCCCAGGCCAGAGCTCTTTTTAAATGTCCGTAA
- a CDS encoding type II secretion system F family protein produces the protein MGSAELMLILGLLLAGVAVFLFVNSIFASNAGKQQLSWANNDEPVKSKNAIVNFSRPLVHQFTLQHALRIRNEGYRKRVRKYILTSGLSRELNEDEFIGLQLLWGVMFPVFLLIMNFSLQLGLPPAMVLGMGLIGFYLPQIHAKGEKKRRELSVRGDLPFFIDLLALSVEAGLDFFSAIQKIVDKAQNTDSVLADELGTVLKDIKIGASKSQALKDMAERLDMNEITSFVAVLVDAEATGASISQVLKDQSVQMRLERFVRAEKAGARASQTILIPLMIFILPAVFIIVFGPVAVSFMYGK, from the coding sequence ATGGGAAGCGCAGAATTAATGCTCATACTAGGATTGCTGCTCGCAGGAGTGGCGGTATTCCTATTTGTGAATTCCATCTTTGCAAGTAACGCCGGTAAACAACAGCTTTCATGGGCGAATAACGATGAGCCTGTGAAATCTAAAAATGCCATCGTGAATTTTTCACGTCCACTAGTTCACCAATTCACATTGCAGCATGCTCTGCGTATTCGCAATGAAGGTTATCGCAAAAGAGTTCGTAAATACATTCTGACTTCCGGTCTTTCGCGGGAATTGAATGAAGATGAATTCATTGGTTTGCAACTGCTGTGGGGCGTGATGTTCCCGGTGTTCTTGTTGATTATGAATTTCTCGCTGCAATTGGGTCTGCCGCCAGCGATGGTGTTAGGTATGGGCTTGATTGGTTTTTATCTTCCGCAAATCCATGCGAAGGGTGAAAAGAAGCGCCGTGAACTTTCTGTGCGTGGAGATCTGCCATTCTTTATTGATCTTTTAGCTTTATCAGTTGAAGCCGGCTTGGATTTCTTTTCTGCGATTCAAAAGATTGTGGATAAAGCGCAAAACACAGACAGTGTTCTGGCTGATGAGTTAGGAACAGTTTTAAAAGATATTAAAATCGGTGCTTCTAAATCACAGGCTTTGAAAGACATGGCTGAAAGACTTGATATGAATGAAATCACCAGCTTTGTCGCCGTCCTAGTGGATGCCGAAGCAACGGGTGCAAGTATTTCTCAAGTCTTAAAAGACCAATCCGTACAAATGCGCTTAGAGCGTTTCGTACGTGCGGAAAAAGCTGGTGCCAGAGCATCGCAAACAATTTTGATTCCATTGATGATTTTTATTTTACCAGCGGTGTTTATCATCGTTTTCGGACCGGTTGCCGTGTCCTTTATGTACGGGAAATAG
- a CDS encoding radical SAM/SPASM domain-containing protein yields the protein MRLTRYSLSQVIFDQNLHTYVALLLNTKTGIQISLDLESYKELQAGSFESLAPEVLSNLERYQFLTSETPDQELLKIISENQVEDNKEETLYVVLQPSSWCQLGCVYCGQAHSKEGKLDKDAILSFIQNKIQTHQPKELVVSWFGAEPLTAVSRIVEIGKELKSLCLEKGIRFRSKATTNGVNLNRKNMDLLIEHANCNQYEITLDGTAEFHDQRRFTKYKGPSFDVIYKNLKDLLSEEKPTAKFIIRCNVDNENREGVLPLIKKLHSDGLHKKIWHFYMIPVHSWGNDAHTRSSSLKEFADWELGILMEMIQLGFPSNLIPKRKKQLCLASSKSGYLVDPSGEVFGCTEVSLVPSYEVAGKNIHSLGNIKDEGAGIIPNLNKFSHFYDEVIAGDYGCKECFLLPLCGGRCPKEWAEGRAACPSLKMNIQERMLLQYLQSKKYFPKKEAAV from the coding sequence ATGCGTTTAACTAGATATTCACTTTCGCAAGTTATTTTCGACCAAAATCTTCATACATATGTCGCACTTTTATTGAATACCAAAACAGGGATCCAAATCAGTTTGGATCTAGAATCCTATAAAGAACTTCAGGCCGGAAGCTTTGAATCATTGGCGCCAGAGGTTCTTAGCAATCTGGAACGTTACCAATTTCTTACTTCTGAAACTCCTGATCAGGAGTTGTTAAAAATTATCAGTGAAAATCAAGTTGAAGATAATAAAGAAGAAACGTTGTACGTGGTTTTGCAGCCTTCATCTTGGTGCCAGTTAGGTTGTGTGTATTGTGGGCAAGCTCACTCTAAAGAAGGCAAACTTGATAAGGACGCTATTTTATCTTTTATTCAGAACAAAATCCAAACTCATCAGCCCAAAGAGTTGGTTGTTTCCTGGTTTGGGGCTGAACCTTTAACAGCCGTTTCCCGCATTGTTGAAATTGGCAAAGAACTTAAATCCCTGTGTTTAGAAAAAGGCATTCGCTTTCGTTCGAAAGCCACGACAAATGGGGTTAATCTAAATCGTAAGAATATGGATCTGCTCATTGAGCATGCTAACTGTAATCAATATGAAATCACGTTAGATGGAACGGCGGAGTTTCATGATCAACGACGTTTTACTAAATACAAAGGCCCTAGCTTCGACGTCATCTATAAGAATTTGAAAGATTTGCTGTCTGAAGAAAAGCCAACAGCTAAATTTATCATTCGCTGCAATGTCGATAATGAAAATAGAGAAGGCGTTCTGCCTTTGATTAAAAAATTGCACAGTGATGGCTTGCATAAAAAAATCTGGCACTTCTATATGATCCCGGTTCATTCATGGGGTAATGACGCCCACACAAGATCTTCTTCTTTAAAAGAATTCGCTGACTGGGAACTGGGGATTTTGATGGAAATGATTCAGTTGGGATTTCCGTCAAATCTAATTCCAAAAAGAAAAAAACAGCTTTGTCTTGCGTCTTCAAAAAGTGGGTACCTGGTGGACCCTTCTGGTGAAGTCTTTGGTTGTACGGAAGTTTCCCTTGTACCAAGTTATGAAGTCGCTGGAAAAAACATTCACAGCCTTGGGAATATTAAGGATGAAGGCGCTGGAATTATTCCGAATCTAAATAAATTCAGTCATTTTTATGACGAAGTCATTGCTGGTGATTATGGATGCAAAGAATGCTTCCTGCTTCCACTTTGTGGTGGACGTTGTCCAAAAGAATGGGCCGAAGGCAGGGCCGCTTGTCCTTCTCTAAAAATGAACATTCAGGAAAGAATGTTGCTGCAGTATTTGCAGTCCAAAAAATACTTCCCGAAAAAAGAGGCGGCCGTATGA
- a CDS encoding rhodanese-like domain-containing protein → MAFNSIGYFQFNNLLQNRIPMILVMLNEELDFKSWFNSLVNMHVDNIKVVLQPHEVVAAINEKKLPMHFAVVVIDKDGTQSPKVIEGLEAAGYTNAFYVDGGYAKILTERQQ, encoded by the coding sequence ATGGCGTTTAATTCTATTGGATATTTTCAGTTCAATAATCTTTTGCAAAATCGAATTCCCATGATTCTGGTCATGCTAAATGAAGAGCTCGATTTCAAATCGTGGTTTAATAGTTTAGTAAATATGCATGTAGATAATATTAAGGTGGTGTTGCAACCACACGAGGTTGTCGCAGCTATTAACGAAAAAAAATTGCCAATGCATTTCGCGGTTGTAGTTATTGATAAAGATGGGACCCAATCACCCAAGGTAATTGAAGGTCTTGAAGCAGCTGGCTACACCAACGCGTTTTATGTTGATGGCGGATACGCAAAGATCCTGACAGAGCGGCAACAATAA
- a CDS encoding Maf family protein → MKPLVLASESPRRRELLKEAGYNFDVVPVKVSEIPNKNLNVSEQILDIARRKARAAFDQLKSSRSSEFLVLSADTEVIFGGGPLGKPQDRDDAYRILRLLSGKKHDVITAVCLIDSKTQREVSQSETTEIYFKNLTDDEIWTYIDSGEPMDKAGAYGIQGLGGKFVERYIGPFDNVVGLPVSLVKKLIAEIAES, encoded by the coding sequence ATGAAACCACTTGTTTTGGCATCAGAGTCTCCACGCCGTCGTGAACTTCTAAAAGAAGCCGGTTACAACTTTGACGTGGTTCCAGTTAAAGTATCGGAAATTCCTAATAAAAACCTGAATGTGAGCGAGCAGATTTTAGACATTGCTAGACGTAAAGCGAGGGCGGCATTTGACCAACTTAAGTCCAGTCGAAGCTCCGAGTTTTTGGTTTTATCTGCCGATACTGAAGTGATTTTTGGCGGGGGCCCCTTAGGCAAACCTCAGGATCGCGACGATGCTTACCGGATTTTACGACTATTGTCTGGGAAAAAGCATGATGTCATCACGGCCGTCTGCCTTATCGATAGCAAAACCCAGAGGGAAGTGTCTCAATCTGAGACAACGGAAATTTATTTTAAAAACTTAACCGACGATGAAATCTGGACCTACATTGATAGTGGTGAGCCCATGGATAAGGCCGGTGCTTACGGCATTCAAGGCCTGGGCGGTAAGTTCGTTGAGCGTTATATTGGCCCTTTCGACAATGTCGTCGGATTACCCGTGAGTTTAGTAAAAAAATTGATCGCCGAAATCGCAGAATCGTAA
- a CDS encoding DivIVA domain-containing protein codes for MRITPIDIAHKSFGKKMMGLDADEVMDFLQQVAAQMESLIQERNSLKESIREKELSLLEYKDRDQVLKETIATATQMAERLRQDAEREAKLIIADAQQKSEIITRDSRDSLKKMYQEVTDLKRVRMQFEANLKALAQAHLSLLEQGEKYMPQAQLPNHNIQNGNGQGRSANISPLSAE; via the coding sequence ATGAGAATTACTCCTATCGATATCGCGCATAAGTCTTTTGGTAAAAAGATGATGGGACTAGATGCTGATGAGGTTATGGATTTCCTTCAGCAAGTTGCAGCACAAATGGAATCTCTAATTCAAGAACGCAATTCCTTAAAAGAAAGCATTCGCGAAAAAGAACTTTCCCTTCTTGAATACAAAGATCGCGACCAAGTTTTAAAAGAAACAATTGCAACCGCAACTCAAATGGCTGAAAGACTTCGCCAAGATGCAGAGCGTGAGGCAAAACTTATTATTGCTGATGCCCAACAAAAATCAGAAATCATCACTCGTGATTCTCGGGATTCACTGAAGAAGATGTATCAAGAGGTCACTGATCTTAAGCGCGTAAGAATGCAGTTTGAAGCGAACTTAAAAGCTTTGGCCCAAGCGCATTTGTCTTTGCTTGAGCAGGGCGAAAAGTACATGCCACAAGCTCAACTTCCGAATCACAACATTCAGAACGGAAATGGCCAAGGTCGCTCAGCGAATATTTCTCCGCTTTCAGCAGAGTAG
- a CDS encoding porin has protein sequence MKRFFITAIATALAATAQAGTINLDMRADYSGVTYNDEVATPSYSKFYLKTGRLDFQTKVVEDLSMRVRWAFNKSTTQLNTDSTQRSLEYAYLSHKMNDMFTLSAGKFNTEFGGFEGATSGADLYLTSEFYTRTGPAGALAGQNLGTTNLLYMTGVKGTFSFADQTQTLHILATNETNQEATTPLSQNTSMVGAIWKGAFMDKALMFNLSYHMMNASVTDDKHSFIAVGAMWNSQPVSVTVDYLMTERNSDAGDTKDALNSIVAKIGYSGWEQWVPRIELTSSEEKLEIAGTQTNKFMGMGLVLEYKPYTDTNFRYHVAANQVTLQPETGDDIIKQEVLVGARLMADFLK, from the coding sequence ATGAAAAGGTTTTTCATCACAGCAATTGCAACTGCGCTTGCAGCAACAGCTCAAGCTGGAACAATCAACTTAGATATGCGCGCGGATTATTCTGGCGTTACATATAATGACGAAGTAGCTACACCTAGCTATTCGAAATTTTACCTAAAAACAGGACGCTTGGATTTCCAAACGAAAGTTGTTGAAGATTTATCTATGCGTGTGCGTTGGGCGTTTAATAAATCAACGACTCAACTTAACACGGATTCTACCCAAAGATCATTAGAGTACGCTTATCTTTCGCACAAAATGAACGACATGTTCACTTTAAGCGCCGGTAAATTTAATACTGAATTTGGCGGCTTTGAAGGCGCGACAAGTGGTGCAGATTTATACCTAACTTCTGAATTCTACACTCGCACGGGCCCTGCTGGAGCGTTGGCTGGTCAAAACCTAGGAACTACCAATCTATTATATATGACTGGTGTTAAAGGGACTTTCTCTTTTGCTGACCAAACCCAAACTTTGCATATCTTAGCGACTAACGAGACAAACCAAGAAGCAACAACTCCTCTTTCTCAGAACACATCCATGGTGGGCGCGATTTGGAAGGGTGCCTTCATGGATAAAGCACTTATGTTCAATTTAAGCTATCACATGATGAATGCGAGTGTTACTGACGATAAACACAGCTTCATCGCCGTGGGCGCGATGTGGAATTCACAACCAGTCAGTGTAACTGTTGATTACCTAATGACTGAAAGAAACTCTGATGCGGGCGACACTAAAGACGCTTTAAACTCAATCGTAGCTAAAATTGGATACTCTGGCTGGGAACAATGGGTTCCACGCATTGAACTTACCAGTTCCGAAGAAAAACTTGAAATCGCAGGAACCCAAACTAACAAGTTCATGGGCATGGGTTTGGTACTTGAGTATAAACCATACACAGACACGAACTTCCGTTATCACGTAGCTGCGAATCAAGTGACGTTGCAACCAGAAACAGGCGACGACATTATCAAACAAGAAGTCCTTGTTGGCGCTCGTTTGATGGCTGATTTCCTAAAGTAA
- a CDS encoding S1 family peptidase has protein sequence MKKAFLALALLILAACAEPNTSQNNLGIEYGNASIIGGKAATETDAVTASTVSLLVNIDGNLTPFCTGILISKNLVLSAQHCFATTAEQQIIVSFGTNIPKTMEEGTLREVESFVLHGKYKTIYDDNGFPISALNDVALIKLAEFAPESAQPAPILEEGLTLNDGQELLLAGFGLTYDLKPRVYATGMNYVRVPLAKTVDTILVTDQTSAKGACNGDSGGPAFLETSKGLIVVGITRGAHGRANDCRHFGEYTFASKFKKFILDTAHIDGAELPVFVGL, from the coding sequence GTGAAAAAAGCGTTCTTAGCTTTAGCTTTATTGATTCTTGCTGCTTGCGCAGAACCAAATACTTCACAAAACAATCTAGGAATTGAATATGGTAATGCATCTATCATTGGTGGAAAGGCCGCGACCGAAACTGATGCTGTAACGGCTTCTACAGTTTCTTTACTGGTGAATATTGATGGCAACCTAACGCCTTTTTGCACCGGGATTTTAATTTCTAAAAATCTTGTTTTATCCGCGCAACACTGTTTTGCGACGACGGCCGAACAACAGATCATTGTAAGTTTTGGTACAAACATTCCAAAGACCATGGAAGAAGGCACGCTTCGCGAAGTTGAGTCGTTCGTTTTGCACGGCAAATACAAGACCATATATGATGACAACGGCTTTCCCATTTCTGCTTTAAATGACGTCGCCTTGATTAAATTAGCAGAGTTCGCCCCTGAGTCCGCCCAACCCGCTCCTATTCTAGAAGAAGGATTAACTCTTAACGATGGCCAAGAACTTCTTTTGGCAGGTTTTGGCTTAACTTATGATTTAAAGCCGCGAGTTTATGCTACGGGTATGAATTACGTACGAGTCCCGTTGGCTAAGACAGTTGATACTATTCTTGTGACAGACCAAACATCAGCAAAAGGTGCATGCAACGGCGATTCCGGTGGCCCAGCTTTTCTTGAAACTTCAAAGGGATTGATCGTCGTCGGAATCACTCGTGGTGCCCACGGCAGAGCAAATGACTGCCGCCATTTTGGGGAATACACTTTTGCTTCTAAATTTAAAAAATTTATTTTGGATACAGCTCACATTGATGGGGCTGAACTTCCTGTCTTTGTAGGTCTTTAA
- a CDS encoding FHA domain-containing protein has translation MWALRILTGPQAGQIIELKMGRNLIGRAPQCNIKLISPGVSKEHTEINVYPDKIVITDLKSSNGSYINGIRIQNGIMRLGDKLGIHDILVDVIPAPEIRKTQAPAPYYGGAAAPQMPQPMHMGMPHQGMPQGMPQPMASANAGPMPGPAPAYQPGGFQGLMAKAQDYLDRVALPGVYKLPQYAELKMVLLGFVVLFIFSTTLLSMIPMVQITRASIINESKRRAASIARTVATINQAALLQNSYSSLSTNAAESEDGVKQVLIVQQSDGMILAPASRAGTTPDLPFVHSARREMRPQAVEVDSSTIGASFPIGLFDPNTGEQSVKAHAIVLYDIGSLAFDDGRAISLFMQTLVIASLIGLVIYFFMYKLIEYPIVSLNAQLDAAMREKKDNTEVNFLFPPFQALVGNINSLLTRYIHGGGDDGNGANSFVNKDGEAENLVQLVGFPCIAISREGRIIACSASFTQIARADISALQGQLFKAIPDVALQQNIEGLLIRTRENMRAIHTDQLEFSGHLCILSCQAISSTGHEPDYFVITVSPTEGGS, from the coding sequence ATGTGGGCGCTTAGGATACTAACCGGCCCACAAGCGGGTCAGATTATTGAACTAAAAATGGGTCGCAACCTGATTGGTCGCGCGCCTCAGTGTAATATTAAACTGATCAGTCCGGGAGTTTCTAAGGAACATACCGAGATCAATGTTTATCCAGATAAAATCGTTATCACGGATTTGAAATCAAGTAACGGCAGTTACATTAATGGTATTCGAATTCAGAACGGCATCATGCGGTTAGGGGATAAGCTAGGTATTCATGACATCCTTGTGGATGTGATACCTGCTCCTGAAATCAGAAAAACACAAGCTCCAGCTCCTTATTATGGTGGTGCTGCTGCTCCGCAAATGCCACAACCTATGCACATGGGGATGCCTCATCAGGGAATGCCGCAAGGAATGCCACAACCAATGGCTTCCGCAAATGCAGGCCCGATGCCGGGGCCAGCACCTGCATATCAGCCTGGTGGCTTTCAAGGATTAATGGCCAAAGCCCAAGACTATTTAGACCGGGTGGCGTTGCCAGGGGTTTATAAGCTTCCGCAGTATGCGGAACTTAAAATGGTTCTATTGGGTTTTGTGGTTTTATTTATTTTCTCAACCACACTGCTTTCGATGATTCCGATGGTGCAAATCACCAGAGCCAGCATCATCAATGAAAGTAAACGTCGTGCAGCCTCAATTGCGCGAACAGTGGCGACGATCAATCAAGCGGCTCTTTTGCAAAACAGCTATTCGTCATTAAGTACGAATGCCGCAGAATCTGAAGATGGCGTTAAGCAAGTTCTTATCGTGCAACAATCGGACGGTATGATTTTGGCGCCCGCTTCAAGAGCAGGAACAACGCCGGATTTACCATTCGTGCATTCCGCGCGCAGAGAAATGCGCCCGCAAGCCGTTGAGGTTGATTCTTCGACTATTGGTGCAAGTTTCCCAATTGGGTTGTTTGATCCAAATACGGGTGAACAATCAGTCAAAGCCCATGCAATTGTATTGTATGACATCGGAAGCTTAGCTTTTGATGATGGACGGGCTATCAGCTTGTTTATGCAAACTTTAGTGATCGCCTCTTTGATTGGGTTGGTGATTTACTTCTTTATGTACAAGCTTATTGAGTATCCGATTGTCAGCTTAAATGCCCAATTAGATGCCGCGATGAGAGAGAAAAAAGACAATACTGAAGTGAATTTCTTATTCCCTCCATTCCAAGCCTTGGTTGGAAACATCAATAGCTTGCTGACCCGCTATATTCATGGCGGCGGCGATGATGGAAATGGCGCTAACAGTTTTGTGAACAAAGACGGCGAGGCTGAAAACCTAGTTCAGCTAGTGGGTTTTCCATGTATTGCGATTTCCCGTGAAGGTCGCATTATTGCTTGCAGTGCTTCGTTTACGCAAATTGCCCGTGCTGATATTTCAGCTCTTCAAGGGCAGTTGTTTAAAGCCATTCCTGATGTGGCTTTACAACAAAATATCGAAGGTCTTTTAATAAGAACCCGCGAAAACATGCGTGCCATCCACACGGATCAATTAGAGTTTAGCGGACACTTATGTATTCTAAGTTGCCAGGCTATTTCTTCAACAGGGCATGAGCCAGATTATTTTGTAATCACGGTATCTCCGACTGAAGGGGGCTCTTGA
- a CDS encoding pyrroline-5-carboxylate reductase family protein: MNPYLKSQKIGFLGAGNMAQAMIKGLIEGGISAKNIFATNRSQGKLQKLVETYQINALGSNEELIDKCDIIILAVKPQDLLLALEPVTRAFDEHKIVVSVAAGIRMEKLERYIQGARLARVMPNTPSLIGRGVIGYLLNDDEDNALESTVEDLFAPLGRIIKVTDEDQFEALMISCSSGTGFVFEMMMYWQDWIEEHGFSVEEARVMTIETFVGASLLAAQAREGVEDLQARVTSKKGVTAAGLQSMRELEIERALRISFEKAAMRNKEMAREIK; encoded by the coding sequence ATGAACCCCTATTTGAAATCACAAAAAATCGGTTTTTTAGGCGCTGGCAACATGGCGCAGGCAATGATCAAAGGACTTATCGAAGGGGGCATTTCTGCAAAAAATATTTTTGCAACGAATCGATCCCAAGGAAAGCTACAAAAACTAGTTGAGACCTATCAAATTAACGCTCTTGGAAGCAATGAAGAGCTTATTGATAAATGCGATATCATTATCCTGGCAGTAAAACCTCAAGATCTATTGCTTGCTTTAGAACCAGTGACCCGCGCTTTTGACGAACACAAGATTGTCGTCAGTGTGGCTGCGGGCATTCGCATGGAAAAGCTAGAAAGATATATTCAAGGGGCCCGCCTTGCCCGTGTCATGCCAAACACTCCCTCGCTGATCGGTCGCGGAGTGATTGGATACTTGCTAAATGACGACGAAGACAACGCTTTAGAAAGTACCGTTGAAGACTTGTTTGCCCCGCTTGGCAGAATTATCAAAGTCACTGATGAAGATCAGTTTGAAGCCTTGATGATTTCTTGTTCTAGTGGAACGGGATTTGTTTTTGAAATGATGATGTATTGGCAGGATTGGATTGAAGAGCACGGTTTTTCAGTGGAAGAAGCCCGCGTGATGACCATTGAAACTTTTGTTGGCGCATCTTTACTTGCAGCACAAGCCCGCGAAGGCGTTGAAGATCTGCAAGCCCGAGTGACATCGAAAAAAGGTGTGACCGCTGCTGGACTTCAGTCTATGAGGGAACTAGAGATCGAACGCGCTCTTCGCATTAGCTTTGAAAAGGCTGCGATGAGAAACAAAGAAATGGCTAGAGAAATCAAATAA